ATTTTTTATTATTAATTCTTATTTTAGAAGATAATTCATTTTCAAGTAATTTAATTTCATCTTGAATTTCTTTAATTTCATCTTGAATTTCTTTAATTTCCTCTTCCATTTTCATAATAGACATATTACATCCATAAAAACCAACATTATTATTTTTAGATGAAGATAACTTAACCTTATGATTTATGAAACTATTTATAATTGGATTTTTATCATTGAAGACCACTCCCTCAAAAGAGTTCGTATTATAAATACTCTTTCTCACTTTAGTACAAACACTTTCCTCTTTTTTATAAGAAAGTAATCCATCAAATATTTTTCTAACATCACCAATATCATTAATGTTTTTCACACTAATTATTTTATCTTTATTATCAAAAAAAAACTTAACACCTCCTAAGTTAATCCTTTTTTTTAGTTTTTCTATACGATTTTTATTTTCACCGTGATTAGTATATTTATCAATTGAATTGTCTAATTCTTTTTTTATATTGCTTAATAAGAACTTTTTATCTTTATTGGCAATAAAAACATCATCATTTCCTTTTTTTAAAAAAAGTGAAATACTATTTTTATCAAACTCAATACTCTTTCTATCTGTTTTATCATTTATATCTGTTATGGATAATAAAAAACTTCTATGACTATCTATGAAGGTTGGCATGATATCTCTCCATTCTGTTTAATACTTAACAGAATGCCATACCCAGTATCAATATTATTGCAATAAAAAAGCACTCCCTATTTTTATATGGGAGTGCTTTATGATTTGATATTACAATCAATAAGTTATTTATTCAGCACTATCCAAAGACCGAATATATTCATCCATTTCAGTTTTTAGATTATCTGACTTAGGACCAAAAATCGCTTGGATACCCGAGCCGACAACGACTACACCAGCAGCGCCCAATCTTTTCAATTCATCACGATCAACTTTATCAATCTCTTTTACACCAATACGTAAACGTGTGATACAGGCATCTAAACTACTGATATTGTCTTTACCACCAAACGCAGCGACTAAAGATTGTCCCATGGCACTTTTATCAGCTTGTTTCGCGTTTTTATCTTCCACTTCGCGGCCTGGAGTTTTCAGGTTTAGTTTCACGATTAAGAAACGGAAAATAGAGTAATATGTTATCGCATACAGTAAGCCAATAATTGGGAACAGATACAGCTTGCTACTATTACCACTTAATACGATAAAGTCGATCAAACCATGAGAGAAACTTGTACCATCACGCATTCCTAACAAAATACAAATGACAAATGCTAAGCCTGCCAAAATAGCGTGAATGACATAAAGGATTGGTGCGACGAACATAAATGAGAATTCAATAGGTTCAGTGATCCCTGTTAAGAAGGCTGTTAATGCCGCAGAAATCATGATACCACCCACTTTTACACGATTCTCAGGGCGTGCTGAATGCCAAATTGCAATTGCAGCAGCAGGCAAACCAAACATCTTAAATAGAAAACCACCCGATAACATACCCGCAGTTGGATCACCTGCCATATAGCGAGGAATATCACCGTGGAATACTTGCCCAGCACTATTGACATATTCACCCACTTGCATTTGGAACGGTACATTCCAGATATGGTGTAAACCAAATGGTACTAATGCACGCTCTACAACACCGTAAATACCAAAAGCAACAGCAGGGTTTTGATAGGCCGCCCATTCAGAAAAACGTTGGATAGCCGTACCGATAGGAGGCCAAATAAAAGATAAGATAATCCCAACAAAAATAGCAATTAAGCCT
This genomic stretch from Proteus vulgaris harbors:
- the ptsG_1 gene encoding glucose-specific PTS system IIBC components, which translates into the protein MFKNLFVVLQKIGKSLMLPVSVLPIAGILLGVGSADLSWIPSSVSQVMAEAGGSVFSNMPLIFAIGVALGFTNNDGVSALASVVAYGIMSKTMIVVAPWVLGLSTAEIEAQHLTDTGVLGGIIAGIIAASMFNRFYRIKLPEYLGFFAGKRFVPIISGLIAIFVGIILSFIWPPIGTAIQRFSEWAAYQNPAVAFGIYGVVERALVPFGLHHIWNVPFQMQVGEYVNSAGQVFHGDIPRYMAGDPTAGMLSGGFLFKMFGLPAAAIAIWHSARPENRVKVGGIMISAALTAFLTGITEPIEFSFMFVAPILYVIHAILAGLAFVICILLGMRDGTSFSHGLIDFIVLSGNSSKLYLFPIIGLLYAITYYSIFRFLIVKLNLKTPGREVEDKNAKQADKSAMGQSLVAAFGGKDNISSLDACITRLRIGVKEIDKVDRDELKRLGAAGVVVVGSGIQAIFGPKSDNLKTEMDEYIRSLDSAE